The DNA window AGGAGCAAGGCCGATGTCTCCTATTATTTTGTCATCAATACTTGGGAGGACAAGCCAAAGGGATATCTCATCAAGCGCAATTCCGACGGAGCCGAAGAATTGGCTTCATTTGACCTTCCCGAACAATTGGAAAAGTCCTTCTTGCAAAAGGTCAGTCATCACAAGGGAGTTTACGGCATTACTCCCGAAGTGAGAGAATGGCTTGAAAGCGAAATGGTTTCAGCGTGATTGCCGTAGATTGTCCATCTTGAGCCACCTGCCAGATACATGGTGGGTGGCTTTTTGGTTGTGTGCCAATTTTACAAATCTTTTTATCT is part of the Desulfoplanes formicivorans genome and encodes:
- a CDS encoding DVU0772 family protein, which gives rise to MGQFAKFKDIDIDWNMTPEDAVALYLEWGNSGYGGSYENRVRSKADVSYYFVINTWEDKPKGYLIKRNSDGAEELASFDLPEQLEKSFLQKVSHHKGVYGITPEVREWLESEMVSA